The Vitis vinifera cultivar Pinot Noir 40024 chromosome 3, ASM3070453v1 region AGCCATCTCATGCGCCTCAGGCAGAGCCGCCCACAGAGGACTCTCGGATTCCTGTGGGTATTCCTCTCGAGACCgttatcaggcgtcccatgatagcCGGACCACCGATAGAGGGCAACCTGGATTGCAGAGATCGATCATTCCACTCCGAGACCTACTTTGAtatagaggccctcagacagcagccagagctcagagattcattccgactgctgcagaggtatcacatggagcattttctcactcctaggcaattctattatcccagagtagttctagatttttatcaatctatgactactcgaggcCTCCGCAATCCTACTCTCATCCAATTTACCATAGACGGACgccagggtgccattggagctcgccacattgctgaggccctccgtataccttatgagcctgtGATTCAGGCAAActtcagggagtggtcctcattctctcaaAGCGACATGGTCTGTattttgtccagggggacttctacagcctcagtgttgactaggagagagcttccatctgggatgctccttattgatgtgctcctgcgtgccaacatcttcccacttcagcataaagttcagaggagaggagctatacttgaggcattatttaggatttctgagggctattacttcggccctcatcatttgattatgacttctcttcttcattttgaagagaaagtccatcagaagaagcttcagagggcagatggcatcccattattatttccgaggctcctctgccagattttagagcacctgggctatcctgaagagccccgccttgagaggcgccgccattgccgagaggacttctctctcgacaaatggcatcacttggcAGCCTACTTTGCACCTCAGGGAGCCCCAGTTATGCCCCcacctccagagctaccccgagatgagcagctacctcaggcccagcaggatgagattctcactGGCACTACacctcctgcccctgcagcacacACCTCAGTGCATATGCCTGAGGCTATACATCCTACTTCTCCTCTCACTCAGGCTGCTCCACCAGTCATGCCAGCtaccccagcacctcctccttcatctgagcccactgtcaccgtttctcttacggaattcagaggcttagtGCATTCATTACAgacactgagcactgctcaggattctattatccagcagatggccactattcgtgcgcaccaggatcagatcattgctactcaggcccagcataccacgatccttcatcagatcCAGCAGCATTTGACTATGCAGACACCTCttgggcatgataggtctgcaccatccgagcctctagtgcCAGATGAGGAGACCATACCAGCTGAGCAGCCCATATCagaggaggagatcagagcagagccatcacatgatcCCACTACTAtctgatctttttatgtttttgttttacttgctttttatgttagacttgtaaatcccatctttttcATGTTTATAAACTGGGATTGGATATATTACTTGAACATCATGCATTGTATAATTCTTTtccaagtaatatatatatatatatatatccttttttattatattcccttttctcattactcttttgtctttggaacatgtggtttaaggtatTCCATACCTCCTATACACTCAGACTTTGAACcacaggaggtaccacttcctcccttttcttttaaatcGCTCTttaaacattgaggacaatgtttagcttggttggggggagagttgagaaaggaagttttgttgttaatactaagttattttggtaatttagttgatttctgcttaaagtttaaatttttttttttaaaagttttttgaatcattctctatggttgttaaagataatttctcaaaaataaaataggataagtcaagttttaacttaattatttaagtcttagagtttgttttatgctttcaaagttaataatttattgaagccctctttgatttcaaacttatttcttccatttcatgctttacacacactgtgcacattagatctcggatatatgatgtaaaaatttctcaccttctaagcttaggaaaattttgacttggttcattacttaacctctctttaatagtgatgggacacctcataaagaccaatgagtctttgaaaaaaaaaaaaaagaataagcttctattctttccttgaaacctaagcatgatccgaaggggtggcgaaagcctttaaaacccgatgccctaaaccttgattggttgggagtcatcgatcctctgcttgctacataggtgaattggttaagtttagtgagtaaaaagaattgtgaataagaaggtgcgttcctaacctattaagagttggataattttgccaatgttcgagaaaagcttaggttgggaagagaggatagttgtacatactatatccggaagctaatctcattaacacttagcttattatggaagagtttgatttggaaccttgagagtagagattcttttgatacttaattgcataatctccactcttt contains the following coding sequences:
- the LOC132253526 gene encoding lysine-rich arabinogalactan protein 19-like — protein: MAKTKGGLSASPSSPTPRPQQSTMGGAASPPVQDPAIPPSEGGTPSQRRCPTRRPPTEPVPPTDQAKRPASRPPAKRTKFLGPGEPSHAPQAEPPTEDSRIPVGIPLETVIRRPMIAGPPIEGNLDCRDRSFHSETYFDIEALRQQSAPSEPLVPDEETIPAEQPISEEEIRAEPSHDPTTI